AAACTCAAGGGAACCGTCACGATCCATGTCACTACCAACCATTCGCTAATGCTCCATAAACTATCGATAGCGACCAAGATTAATGCCGATAGGGGATGAATAAAGTTTTCCGCCCGGGGAGCAATTTGTTTTTCCTCCTCAGCAGGCAGGATTTCCACCCGGGAATCATCAGTCATAGACATGCCCTCAAGATACACCCTTTCCACCTTCTGAAAAGGGCAAAAACTCCCAAGAAGCCTGAGCAACCGCTCCCCTCTGATGATATTAGATTAAAAGCAGAGGAGTAATCATCCCCCCCTCATGACAAATCTCCCCGTTGACAAAATCAACGTATCATGATTTATTAATGCGTATCTTATCAAGAGCAGCTGAGTGTACGGCACGATGAAGCTGCGGCAACCGGTTCGGGAGAATAAAAAATCCAGAACGCCGAGGTGCCAAGTCCGCCTGGGAACATTATCTGTTTTCAGGAAAGATAAGAGGAGAGTTCGACTTTTTAAAATTAATCCAAAGCGACATGCTCTTCTTCTCTTCTAGGACTTTCATGCAGGTGACTCTTGATACGGTAAAAACCCTATTAGAGACCCATGAGCAAAACATTTTTTAACGAACTAAAATGCCGCGAGTGCGGACGCCCCTACCCCAAAAAGGCCATTCACGTCTGCGAATATGATTTCGGCCCACTGGAAGCTAATTACGACTACGACCTGATCAAGTCCCACTTGTCGCGTGCATTAATCGAGTCCCGTCCGCTGTCCATGTGGCGTTACCGGGAATTACTCCCGATCGATGGGGATCCCACAGTCGGCACAAAAGTCGGATTCACCCCGCTGGTCGAGGCCAAAAACCTCGCGCAACGCCTGGGTATTAAAAAGCTGTATATCAAAAACGATACCGTTAATTACCCCACCCTCTCATTCAAAGACCGCGTGGTCTCCGTGGCCTTGAGCCGTGCGCGTGAGCTGGGCTTCGACGTGGTCGCTTGTGCTTCTACCGGGAACCTTGCAAATTCAGTCGCTGCCAATGCTGCGGCCTCAGGCATGAAAAGTTATGTCCTCATTCCTGCCGACCTGGAACAAGGCAAAGTGCTGGGATCCCTCGTTTACGGTACGAATGTCATTGGTATCCATGGTGCCTACGACCAGGTCAACCGCCTTTGCTCGGAAATTGCCGGGAAATATAACTGGGGTTTCGTCAATGTGAACCTGCGCCCGTATTATGCGGAAGGCTCAAAAACCATGGGTTATGAAATCCAAGAGCAGCTCGGGTGGCGTATCCCCCGCCACACAGTCGTCTGTATGGCCAGTGGTTCACTCCTGACCAAAATCCATAAAAGCTTTAAGGAATTTACCAAACTCGGATTAGTCAATGAATCACCTTTTACGATCCATGGTGCCCAAGCCACCGGCTGCGCCCCCATCGCTCATGCTTTCAAGGAAAATACCGATATTATCAAGCCGGTGAAGGAACCTAAAACAATCGCCAAATCACTGGCGATCGGAACCCCTGCTGACGGTTATTATGCGATCCACACGATGAGGGAAACGGGTGGGTCCTGTGAAGATGCCACCGATCCTGAAATCATTGAGGGAATCCGTATGCTTGCCGAATGTGAAGGTATCTTCGCTGAAACAGCGGGCGGGGTCACCGTCGCCTGTGCGAAAAAACTCATCGACTCAGGTAAAATCCCGCGCGATGAAGAAGCCGTGCTTTGTATCACAGGTAACGGTCTCAAAACTCAGGAAGCGATTCTGGGTAAATGTGGCGAACCACGTTTGATCAAACCGAGCCTGTCGGAATTCGAGCAACAAATTTACGCACCGGACTTTCATCAGACCTCACCCGAAAAAAAATAAAAACATCACTTTAAAAGCAAAACATGCCGAGGCCTGCCCAAAATACACCCCCCGGATAATCAATAACCACAGTCTTTAAAAGACGGTGGAATGGTTTTTCTACCGGCTCAAAGACGGCTAAAGTAGAACCCCGAGTTTATAAAA
The DNA window shown above is from Verrucomicrobiota bacterium and carries:
- the thrC gene encoding threonine synthase; protein product: MSKTFFNELKCRECGRPYPKKAIHVCEYDFGPLEANYDYDLIKSHLSRALIESRPLSMWRYRELLPIDGDPTVGTKVGFTPLVEAKNLAQRLGIKKLYIKNDTVNYPTLSFKDRVVSVALSRARELGFDVVACASTGNLANSVAANAAASGMKSYVLIPADLEQGKVLGSLVYGTNVIGIHGAYDQVNRLCSEIAGKYNWGFVNVNLRPYYAEGSKTMGYEIQEQLGWRIPRHTVVCMASGSLLTKIHKSFKEFTKLGLVNESPFTIHGAQATGCAPIAHAFKENTDIIKPVKEPKTIAKSLAIGTPADGYYAIHTMRETGGSCEDATDPEIIEGIRMLAECEGIFAETAGGVTVACAKKLIDSGKIPRDEEAVLCITGNGLKTQEAILGKCGEPRLIKPSLSEFEQQIYAPDFHQTSPEKK